A region of Gracilinanus agilis isolate LMUSP501 chromosome 3, AgileGrace, whole genome shotgun sequence DNA encodes the following proteins:
- the RPS25 gene encoding 40S ribosomal protein S25, giving the protein MPPKDDKKKKDAGKSAKKDKDPVNKSGGKAKKKKWSKGKVRDKLNNLVLFDKATYDKLCKEVPNYKLITPAVVSERLKIRGSLARAALQELLSKGLIKLVSKHRAQVIYTRNTKGGDAPAAEDA; this is encoded by the exons ATG CCTCCCAAGGACGATAAGAAGAAGAAGGATGCCGGCAAGTCGGCCAAGAAGGACAAAGATCCCGTGAACAAGTCCGGGGGCAAAGCTAAGAAGAAG AAGTGGTCCAAGGGAAAAGTTCGAGACAAGCTCAACAATCTGGTTCTCTTTGACAAAGCAACATATGACAAACTCTGCAAGGAGGTCCCCAACTACAAACTTATCACGCCTGCAGTAGTCTCAGAGAGACTGAAGATCCGGGGTTCTCTAGCCCGGGCAGCCCTCCAGGAACTGCTTAGCAAAG GTCTGATTAAGTTAGTTTCCAAACACAGAGCACAAGTGATATATACTAGGAACACCAAGGGTGGAGATGCTCCAGCTGCTGAAGATGCATGA
- the TRAPPC4 gene encoding trafficking protein particle complex subunit 4 isoform X2, giving the protein MAIFSVYVVNKAGGLIYQLDNYAPRAEAEKTFSYPLDLLLKLHDERVLVAFGQRDGIRVGHAVLSINGVDVNGKYTAEGREVLEYLGNPANYPVSIRFGRPRLTSNEKLMLASMFHSLFAIGSQLSPEQGSSGIEMLETDTFKLHCFQTLTGMPIRCELFDQNLKLALEVAEKAGTFGPGS; this is encoded by the exons ATGGCGATCTTCAGTGTGTATGTGGTGAACAAGGCCGGCGGCCTTATCTACCAACTGGACAACTACGCGCCTCGAGCCGAGGCTGAGAAAACCTTCAGCTATCCGCTCGACCTGTTACTTAAGCTACACGACGAGCGCGTTCTCGTTGCCTTTGGCCAACGGGACGGCATCCGGG TGGGCCATGCAGTTCTCTCCATCAATGGCGTGGACGTGAATGGCAAGTACACTGCAGAAGGGAGGGAGGTGCTGGAATACCTTGGCAACCCGGCCAACTACCCCGTGTCCATCCGCTTCGGACGACCCCGCCTCACGTCCAACGAAAAGCTGATGCTGGCTTCTATGTTCCACTC GCTTTTTGCCATAGGCTCCCAGCTGTCTCCAGAGCAAGGGAGTTCTGGCATCGAGATGCTCGAGACAGACACCTTCAAACTCCACTGCTTCCAGACACTGACAGGT ATGCCCATCAG GTGTGAACTATTTGACCAGAACCTGAAGCTAGCCCTGGAAGTGGCTGAGAAAGCTGGGACCTTTGGGCCAGGATCTTAG
- the TRAPPC4 gene encoding trafficking protein particle complex subunit 4 isoform X4 produces MAIFSVYVVNKAGGLIYQLDNYAPRAEAEKTFSYPLDLLLKLHDERVLVAFGQRDGIRVGHAVLSINGVDVNGKYTAEGREMLETDTFKLHCFQTLTGIKFVVLADPRQGGIDSLLRKIYEIYSDFALKNPFYSLEMPIRCELFDQNLKLALEVAEKAGTFGPGS; encoded by the exons ATGGCGATCTTCAGTGTGTATGTGGTGAACAAGGCCGGCGGCCTTATCTACCAACTGGACAACTACGCGCCTCGAGCCGAGGCTGAGAAAACCTTCAGCTATCCGCTCGACCTGTTACTTAAGCTACACGACGAGCGCGTTCTCGTTGCCTTTGGCCAACGGGACGGCATCCGGG TGGGCCATGCAGTTCTCTCCATCAATGGCGTGGACGTGAATGGCAAGTACACTGCAGAAGGGAGGGAG ATGCTCGAGACAGACACCTTCAAACTCCACTGCTTCCAGACACTGACAG GTATCAAATTTGTAGTACTGGCAGATCCTCGACAGGGGGGGATTGATTCTCTTTTGCGGAAGATTTATGAGATTTACTCAGACTTTGCCCTCAAGAACCCATTCTACTCTTTGGAGATGCCCATCAG GTGTGAACTATTTGACCAGAACCTGAAGCTAGCCCTGGAAGTGGCTGAGAAAGCTGGGACCTTTGGGCCAGGATCTTAG
- the TRAPPC4 gene encoding trafficking protein particle complex subunit 4 isoform X1 codes for MAIFSVYVVNKAGGLIYQLDNYAPRAEAEKTFSYPLDLLLKLHDERVLVAFGQRDGIRVGHAVLSINGVDVNGKYTAEGREVLEYLGNPANYPVSIRFGRPRLTSNEKLMLASMFHSLFAIGSQLSPEQGSSGIEMLETDTFKLHCFQTLTGIKFVVLADPRQGGIDSLLRKIYEIYSDFALKNPFYSLEMPIRCELFDQNLKLALEVAEKAGTFGPGS; via the exons ATGGCGATCTTCAGTGTGTATGTGGTGAACAAGGCCGGCGGCCTTATCTACCAACTGGACAACTACGCGCCTCGAGCCGAGGCTGAGAAAACCTTCAGCTATCCGCTCGACCTGTTACTTAAGCTACACGACGAGCGCGTTCTCGTTGCCTTTGGCCAACGGGACGGCATCCGGG TGGGCCATGCAGTTCTCTCCATCAATGGCGTGGACGTGAATGGCAAGTACACTGCAGAAGGGAGGGAGGTGCTGGAATACCTTGGCAACCCGGCCAACTACCCCGTGTCCATCCGCTTCGGACGACCCCGCCTCACGTCCAACGAAAAGCTGATGCTGGCTTCTATGTTCCACTC GCTTTTTGCCATAGGCTCCCAGCTGTCTCCAGAGCAAGGGAGTTCTGGCATCGAGATGCTCGAGACAGACACCTTCAAACTCCACTGCTTCCAGACACTGACAG GTATCAAATTTGTAGTACTGGCAGATCCTCGACAGGGGGGGATTGATTCTCTTTTGCGGAAGATTTATGAGATTTACTCAGACTTTGCCCTCAAGAACCCATTCTACTCTTTGGAGATGCCCATCAG GTGTGAACTATTTGACCAGAACCTGAAGCTAGCCCTGGAAGTGGCTGAGAAAGCTGGGACCTTTGGGCCAGGATCTTAG
- the TRAPPC4 gene encoding trafficking protein particle complex subunit 4 isoform X3: MAIFSVYVVNKAGGLIYQLDNYAPRAEAEKTFSYPLDLLLKLHDERVLVAFGQRDGIRVGHAVLSINGVDVNGKLFAIGSQLSPEQGSSGIEMLETDTFKLHCFQTLTGIKFVVLADPRQGGIDSLLRKIYEIYSDFALKNPFYSLEMPIRCELFDQNLKLALEVAEKAGTFGPGS, from the exons ATGGCGATCTTCAGTGTGTATGTGGTGAACAAGGCCGGCGGCCTTATCTACCAACTGGACAACTACGCGCCTCGAGCCGAGGCTGAGAAAACCTTCAGCTATCCGCTCGACCTGTTACTTAAGCTACACGACGAGCGCGTTCTCGTTGCCTTTGGCCAACGGGACGGCATCCGGG TGGGCCATGCAGTTCTCTCCATCAATGGCGTGGACGTGAATGGCAA GCTTTTTGCCATAGGCTCCCAGCTGTCTCCAGAGCAAGGGAGTTCTGGCATCGAGATGCTCGAGACAGACACCTTCAAACTCCACTGCTTCCAGACACTGACAG GTATCAAATTTGTAGTACTGGCAGATCCTCGACAGGGGGGGATTGATTCTCTTTTGCGGAAGATTTATGAGATTTACTCAGACTTTGCCCTCAAGAACCCATTCTACTCTTTGGAGATGCCCATCAG GTGTGAACTATTTGACCAGAACCTGAAGCTAGCCCTGGAAGTGGCTGAGAAAGCTGGGACCTTTGGGCCAGGATCTTAG
- the TRAPPC4 gene encoding trafficking protein particle complex subunit 4 isoform X5, whose amino-acid sequence MAIFSVYVVNKAGGLIYQLDNYAPRAEAEKTFSYPLDLLLKLHDERVLVAFGQRDGIRGIKFVVLADPRQGGIDSLLRKIYEIYSDFALKNPFYSLEMPIRCELFDQNLKLALEVAEKAGTFGPGS is encoded by the exons ATGGCGATCTTCAGTGTGTATGTGGTGAACAAGGCCGGCGGCCTTATCTACCAACTGGACAACTACGCGCCTCGAGCCGAGGCTGAGAAAACCTTCAGCTATCCGCTCGACCTGTTACTTAAGCTACACGACGAGCGCGTTCTCGTTGCCTTTGGCCAACGGGACGGCATCCGGG GTATCAAATTTGTAGTACTGGCAGATCCTCGACAGGGGGGGATTGATTCTCTTTTGCGGAAGATTTATGAGATTTACTCAGACTTTGCCCTCAAGAACCCATTCTACTCTTTGGAGATGCCCATCAG GTGTGAACTATTTGACCAGAACCTGAAGCTAGCCCTGGAAGTGGCTGAGAAAGCTGGGACCTTTGGGCCAGGATCTTAG